CCCTAGACTCAATTatttatgaaaatatattttttaatccggTTGAAAAGGGTCTTGTATTGAGACTGGCTGATAATAAAATGAAATATGTCGTGTGGATTGAACGGAACAACTTTGTTTTTGAGAGACCAACACTGTGTAAGATTGCATATTAATTTCTATACAACTACACAATGTACATGCCTCGAACCAATGCTTGGAAGCAGAATGAAGTCAACAACATTAAACACTAAAACTAGGCGTCAACTATATCTTAGTTGACTAATTTAGAAATGCACAGTAAATACATATTTTGTGTAATCATACCACATAAATCACTGACTGCATATACTGTATATGGGATGCTTTAAAATgatcagcaaacacacacacacacacacacacacacacacacacacacacacacacacacacacacacacacacacacaaacacaaacatacacactcaaGGGTCAGACATTTTCTTTCACATCATAGTTTGAACAGGTGTACTGTATTATAGTAAAACATATTTTCTTGATACCTAAACTTATTTACATGCTAATTGACTGTAGTCTTGTTGGTGAGAGCTTAATATTCTGAGTGGTAATGGTAACCATCAACAATAGGTTTTGTATCACTAGTTTCATTCACACATAAACATAATTAGAATACACTCATATATTCTTATAGTATGGCTGTGAAGGTCATAGACAACATGTAAGAACTATATATTTACACTATGGACAAAGAAACTCACTAAATTAGATAGACAGTCAAATTGCACACTTGGCCTATTTAGTGTGGCATATAATGAAATTTGCCAGTATAACTACATGAAATAAATAGTCTGTACTTGACTTCATACATAGACCTTAGTTACTGTAGCAGCCTACTATTACACTCTCTGTAAAACATATGGCATTGTGCTTCATCTTGTGCATGCCCTATAGTGCTAAATTAACATAATGCACATTAAGCAGGAGGGGGTCTCTTTGTGAACTTTGATTTCTAGAATGCCTATCTGCATCCTCATGCAGGAATTTATAAATGTTGATTTTTAAACAGTTGACTTGAGATATTTCAATAATGATTGCTGGCCCCTCCCAGAATTCCTTCATGTTTTGTGAATGTGTTACCATTTCCATGGTAACAGTAAAAGAGGAAATGTTGTGCAATAGTTGTGTAATGGTTGTGTAATTGTTGGCTAAAGATTGGTTATAGGTTTACAGCCTCTTATTGGCTACGTCCAGGTAAGCCTTCTCGATCTCGATGTTGGCAGGGCAGGTCTGACTGAACTCCTCCCTCTCGTAGGCATTGTTCAGGTACCTCCATACACCAGTGAACTGGACCGGGATGTCAAAGTCACAGTACTTCTTGGCAGCAATCTATCAAATAAAACCAATCCAAATAAAACCAAACCAAAACAGTTGAATTGTGAGACACTATAAACAATAATAGTCATATTACACTATTAAAGTAATGGAGAATAGAGAATATGTGCGGAGAATGTTCCCAATGGTTCAAAATGGAGTTATACTTCTCCTAGGATtcttaaacattttttaaattgaacctttatttaactaggcaagtcagttaagaacacattcttatttacaatgactgcctgcctaccagggaacagtgagttaactgccttgttcagatttTTACactgtcagctcagagattcgatctagcaacctttcaattactggcccaacgctctaaccactaggctaactgccaccCCAAAATTATTAGAAAGTAAGGATTAGAAAGTAAGGAAAGGAAGTGTCATTGCATAGGTTGTGTACTATAGTCATAAGACATGCCTAATACCAGAAAATAATCAAATTCATATTTCAAACCGTTTATGTCATATGCCTATTTGTCTCACCTTGATGACATGCAGCTTGGGCAGCAGGTTGCAGTCTGCCAGGGTGAGATGGTTGCCATCCAGGAACTTCCTCTTGGAGACGAGGATGTTTTCTCTGGAGTTTTGGTTAATCTCTTCAGGGACGGGGGAGGTCAGGTAGAGATCCAGACGCTTGAACTCCCGCAGCAGCGCCTTCTCATGGACTATGGATTTAGAAAGAGACGCAGGCATGTATGTCAGACAGGTCTGGAGCTTTGGAGATTCCTTATGTATAAAAAAAGCACTTTCAGTTGAAATTCTCCATTGAGCAGGCTTTACAGACCAGGAGAAGGCTTGGGCTGGGCCCTAAAATTCACATCAAACCAGCATTTCATTAAGGCATACGCCAGTGCCAGTGTGCTTTAATAACTGAATCATGGGCATTGTTGGAATTCCATTAGTATATTTAATTGTCATATTTTTCCATTGCCTCATAAGACATGGTCTAATCTAAAACATGAATGTGGACTGACTGAAACTTTACTTACAAGTACTGTTGGCTGGGCTATTCTTGATGAAAGCGGAAAACTTGGCGAAAATGTCAGCACCCACGTCAAAGGACTCTTTGCTGAGTGGGCTAAGGTGTGGATACCTGAAGGGAGTGGGATGAGAGGAGTATGAGTTTGTTTGAAGAAAGTTAGTGCCATTCACTTTTTCTTTAATATAAAAGTACTTTACCTGGGAGGGGCCAATGTCTGTTCCAGAAACTCCTCGATCTTGATAAAGTCCGTCTTGAGGGTGCCGTTGTACAGGAGGAACGGAGGGTTGGTCCCAGGTGCCAAATCCTTCAGCTCTGCTGGTTTTCTAGAGTGTACCAGGGCATGGTTGGGTGGAGAGGTGGGCAAAGGGCAGGAAAAAATAAAGGAAGTAGACATGGTCATATATGGGATTATTCCAGCTTTCTATCAATAGATACCATGCTTAATCATTCATTGACACAGTCACAACGAACACAAAGGTTATCAAGCCATGATTCCAGCAATCTATGATTCAGTAAGTAAAACACACTGGCATGGGAGTGGCTACTCAATCACTCAATTATCAGCATCTTTTCAACGTTTCCTGATCCTATTTGCTCACCGGTAATGGTCCTGAGAAATTCACACAAGAAAGGGGATAGATTAAGAAAAGGTGTTTGTTCAATTCTACACAGAGCTCTTTCTCCTTTCTGCAAATGCTTTAGCCTTTCAAGCCCCGCCCTCTATCACCTCTCTGTATCACACCCCATTAAACAGTTTGGTTTCTGAAAAACATCCTTGTTATTGCTGAACTCTTTATAGAGCCCTGTGTGAGGGGAACTTTAAACAGATGAACAGGAATTGGAAGGGCGGGAGGCCAGGGAGGCGGGGGCTTACTTCCTCATGTCGACGGTTGTCACGGTGAACTTGACTCCTTTTAGCCACAGGACCATGAAGAGCCTCTGGCAGAAGGGGCAGTTGCCCATGTTCTCTCCATCGTGGCCAGCCTGAAAGACAAGCAGCATTATTTTTTGAGTTTTGGTTTAGTTATAGCCTGTTGCCAAATCTGTTTGTGCTTTCTTGCCAACTCCTAGGGTCATTGTCACACCAAACAATGACCATAGTAGTTAGCAAAACAATATTAacacatctgggaccaggctagtttattGGTAGTTTATTTCACAGACAGCAATATACAATAACTCCTCAAACACAGAAGACACATGGTCACACATAAGATAGGGAGCCCTTTCCAAATTCCAATGGTTGATGTTGACATTGTCCATGTTATCCATTACACTAAGTCCTGATCTCCAaccctgacacaaacacacacacttgtagTGTTGGGACTGGCTGGGTTATTTTAAGAAATGCTACTTGAGAGGAAAAGCAGGCATTGAGTTGGAGATGAAGCTAACAGCAATTGACATCCACTCTCCTCAGTGCCCACCTATTGCACATGATATGACAACAGAGTCTGATTACTGATCCACCAACGCTGCTCTACCTCTGGTATGGATAAACAAACGGGATGgttctctgcgtgtgtgtgtgtgtgtgtgtgtgtgtgtgtctgtgtgtgtgtgtgtgcgtgcgtgcgtgtgtgtgtccgtgtgcttCAAATATATACCATTATGTACTGTACGTATATGACTTTACATAGATACAGTCCATATCTACTTATTTGCAATCTTTTTTCCGTTTTGAgaatgtgtctatgtgtgttagagcatgtgtgtgtgtcagtgtgtgtgtgtgtgtatgtgtgtgtgtgtgtgtgtgtgtgtgtgtgtgtgtgtgtgtgtgtgtgtgtgtgtgtgtgtgtgtgtgtgtgtgtgtgtgtgtgtgtgtgcctgcctcagCGGGGGGCCAGGcgttcccagtgtgctgtctgcTCCTCCAGGGCATGTGGTGATAAGGTGGCCTCCAGTGTCTGGTGTCATTACACAGTGATAAAGGCCACCCTCactctcactgacacacacacacacatgcacgcacacacacactaccctctcAGAGTGCTGTTAAGTGAATATGAAATCTTGCTCAGATGCCAGTGTTTACCCATATCGAACACAACACTACAAGCATTGAGCCATTTTGTGAAATAGAGGCTATGGCTGAAGTGGCTGAAGCTTTACATTAAGTCTTGTACATTTCATTAGCTTTCACATGAAACAATTTTGCGGTATGTTTTTCTCTATTACAATCATCACATCATTTACATCTTTTCACATATAGTTGAAATTACATTCATATGTTAGAATTAACTATGTTAGAATTAATACAAATGATTATTTTCTTATTCTAAACTAAAGGATGAACACAATACTGACCTTTATGAAGAGTTCAATAGTCGGGTCTTTGTCGGAGTTCTGTCTTTGCGCCATTTTTTTCAAAAGCTGGGCTGTGTTGTGCAAAGTTCAGAAATGTTTCTCCAACAAGTGTCCTCGGGTCTCAGCAAAACAAACCTGTTAACTCTGAAGACTCCAAGTCCACGGAAGTAAAACGTCACTCTTCCCTTGAGTCTTCTATATATCTCCGTGCTCTAGTGTGCTGGTTTTTATATGGATCTTAGGAGGCAGTGTAAGACCCTTGTAGCTGGGACGTTTTGTTTGTGGGCTCCTTGAGGCTATCACTCTGAACACACTTTAAAcgtaggaggagggggagggcccTGAGGATGGGCGTGGTCCGCTCTCATATAAACACAGTGCCAAGCTCTCTCTACAAGGAGAGCCTAAAATAGGTCCTAGTACTTGTCAGTTAATAATGGTTAATCAAACAATGTAGAAATATACTTTCACCATGTGACTTAAAACCATCATATCCCCCTATAATGCCAACCGTAGCGCCATATTGAATACAGTGTTTTGATGATCTGTCACACTAATAACAGTGTACACTTTGACGTTTTTGTCTCTccctgtaacggccgtcgaagggagtagaccaaggcgcagcgtggtgagtgctcatcattaacttttaatagaacactttcaacaaaacaagaaaacgaacgacagctaaacagttctgtcaggaacatgaactaaacagaaagtaaccacccacaaaacccataagaaaacaggctgcctaagtatggctcccaatcagagacaacgatatacagctgtccctgattgagagccatacccggccaaaacaaagaaatacacaaaacatagaaaacggaacatagaatgcccaccctagtcacaccctggcctaaccaaaatagagaacaaaaacctctctatggccagggcgtgacactcccTATAAAAAGCATGTACTGTGTTGGAATATACTGGGAACCAGTAACACCTCATTTGGAAATGTTTtgataactggtactgtatgtcaacaAAGACTGAACGTGTTGTGCTCATTAGTTAACTCTCACTAGATTTTTTGTTTTCACATCGATGTTCTGATGAGGATATTTTGTGACGAGACGCATGAGACACAAATAAACATGACATATTTTTTATGCTGTGTTAGGGTTTGGATTTCTGACCAATTTTTCAAAAAATTTGCCTAAAATGTTCCATAACCTTTACACGGTTAGTTGCCTAAATATAAAACTAACATCTACCAACATCAACACAGCTGTATTCCCTCCCTGG
The sequence above is drawn from the Salmo salar chromosome ssa05, Ssal_v3.1, whole genome shotgun sequence genome and encodes:
- the LOC100195531 gene encoding chloride intracellular channel protein 2, whose protein sequence is MAQRQNSDKDPTIELFIKAGHDGENMGNCPFCQRLFMVLWLKGVKFTVTTVDMRKKPAELKDLAPGTNPPFLLYNGTLKTDFIKIEEFLEQTLAPPRYPHLSPLSKESFDVGADIFAKFSAFIKNSPANSTFHEKALLREFKRLDLYLTSPVPEEINQNSRENILVSKRKFLDGNHLTLADCNLLPKLHVIKIAAKKYCDFDIPVQFTGVWRYLNNAYEREEFSQTCPANIEIEKAYLDVANKRL